Proteins found in one Hevea brasiliensis isolate MT/VB/25A 57/8 chromosome 18, ASM3005281v1, whole genome shotgun sequence genomic segment:
- the LOC131169024 gene encoding alkane hydroxylase MAH1-like, giving the protein MAMLGYSEMLVAILAFLFIVTLTLWLWWWNGNSLLINWPVVGMVPQLSWNSYRLHDFLTCILQQSQGTFLFKGHWFGDKDFVFTSDSMNIHHILSKNFANYHKGEDFREIFEPMGDGIFISDSDNWRNLRRIFHSVLKSRRFELATKTTMEQKILNGLFPILKNASMLASEVDIQDVLKRFMFDNICLLVLGLDPNSLSPEFPHIPCAKAYDDMSEAAIYRHTLPGSIWKLQRWLQIGKEKKVRKAWDIFDDFAEQCITRKRQQLGQSSRNQEELGDFDLLTYFLVRDDNSKDHQGGEDAICTKSNKFLRDTAFNLLAAGRDSVAAGLAWFFWLVATHPFVEKKILDEMEANLREGTGGKWKIFSIEEVSKLVYLHAVICETLRLYPPIPFEHKASVEPDILPSGHQIPGNMKIIYSLYSMGRMEDIWGKDFLEFKPERWISESGEIKHVPSYKFITFNAGPRTCLGKDLTFLQMKTVASTVLWNFSLQVVENHPIGPSVSMVLFIEKGLKVKVFERFGSSNGGNDGNRM; this is encoded by the coding sequence ATGGCTATGCTTGGGTATTCAGAGATGCTAGTAGCAATTCTAGCATTTCTCTTTATTGTTACACTTACCCTTTGGCTTTGGTGGTGGAATGGGAACTCTCTACTTATCAACTGGCCTGTAGTAGGGATGGTTCCACAACTTTCATGGAACTCATATCGTCTCCATGATTTTCTCACTTGTATACTCCAGCAAAGTCAAGGCACATTTCTATTCAAAGGACATTGGTTTGGCGACAAGGATTTTGTGTTCACTAGCGATTCTATGAACATCCATCACATCCTGAGCAAGAATTTTGCCAACTACCACAAGGGCGAGGATTTCAGGGAGATTTTTGAACCTATGGGAGATGGAATTTTCATTTCTGACTCCGATAATTGGAGAAATCTAAGGAGAATATTTCATTCTGTACTTAAAAGCAGGAGGTTCGAGCTTGCTACAAAGACTACTATGGAGCAGAAGATCTTGAATGGCTTATTCCCGATTCTAAAGAATGCTTCGATGCTAGCAAGTGAGGTAGATATACAAGATGTGCTTAAGCGATTCATGTTTGATAATATATGCTTATTGGTTTTAGGCTTGGATCCGAATTCCCTTTCTCCAGAATTCCCTCATATTCCTTGTGCGAAGGCCTATGATGACATGTCGGAGGCTGCAATTTACAGGCACACCTTGCCAGGAAGCATTTGGAAGTTGCAAAGGTGGCTGCAGATTGGGAAAGAGAAGAAGGTTAGGAAAGCCTGGGACATCTTTGATGATTTTGCAGAGCAATGCATTACAAGAAAGCGACAGCAATTAGGCCAAAGCAGCAGAAATCAGGAGGAACTAGGGGATTTCGACTTATTAACATACTTTTTGGTGAGAGATGATAATAGTAAAGATCATCAAGGAGGAGAAGATGCCATTTGTACTAAATCAAACAAATTTCTAAGAGACACTGCCTTTAATCTCTTGGCGGCTGGAAGAGACAGCGTCGCTGCTGGACTTGCTTGGTTTTTCTGGCTAGTTGCAACACACCCATTTGTAGAGAAAAAGATTTTGGATGAGATGGAAGCAAATTTAAGAGAAGGAACTGGTGGTAAGTGGAAGATTTTCAGTATCGAAGAGGTAAGCAAACTAGTTTATCTCCATGCTGTTATATGCGAGACACTCCGACTGTATCCACCTATACCTTTTGAGCACAAAGCTTCTGTTGAACCAGACATCCTTCCTAGCGGCCATCAAATCCCTGGAAATATGAAGATCATCTATTCTTTATATTCAATGGGAAGGATGGAAGATATATGGGGTAAAGATTTCTTAGAATTCAAGCCAGAGAGATGGATATCAGAGAGTGGTGAAATCAAGCATGTACCGTCTTACAAGTTCATAACATTCAATGCAGGACCCAGGACATGTTTAGGTAAGGACTTGACGTTTCTGCAAATGAAAACGGTTGCTTCTACCGTTTTATGGAATTTCTCTCTTCAAGTGGTTGAAAACCATCCCATTGGTCCAAGTGTTTCTATGGTACTTTTTATCGAAAAGGGTTTGAAGGTTAAGGTTTTTGAAAGATTTGGGTCTTCAAATGGAGGAAATGATGGAAATCGCATGTGA